The following DNA comes from Anopheles coustani chromosome 2, idAnoCousDA_361_x.2, whole genome shotgun sequence.
TGCACTACAAACCTTGGGCTTCCAGTGGCGTTCGTGTGTCAAAAAACTGACGAATCAGATTGCGTTGCAAAAGCGGCGAAAGTTTGGTTCTGTATACACTTGTTCGTGAATTTATTATTCCTGCCGCATATAGCCGCATTGTTTAAGGAACATTTGATCcagttttcgttttcgagAAGCTAGAGCTCCTGCTAATACGAACCGAGATACTCCACAAATCGCAACATAATGGCAGACAGTGCTGGGGAATGGTGTCTGATCGAAAGCGATCCCGGTGTATTCACTGAGTTGATAAAGGAGTTTGGTAAGCAGTTGTGTAAAGAAACACATTTCTGATATTAAACATGTAAATTCTACCCTTTTACTGTGCTCTTCTTCAGGCGTCGAAGGTGTTCAAGTGGAGGAGCTATGGAGTTTGGAAGAAGGGAACTTCAAAGATCTGGAGTAGGTATCTGGGGTGGGGGATGTTTTGccggcactttttttttacattcctTGTAACACTCTTATTTGCAGACCAATCCATGGGCtgatatttttgttcaagTGGGTCAAAGATGATGAACCAGCTGGATCAATTGTGCAGGATAGTCGGCtggagaaaatatttttcgccAAACAGGTTATCAACAATGCGTGCGCTACACAGGCGATTTTGAGCATCTTGCTGAACGCGGCACACTCGGATATTCAGCTCGGATCCACGCTCACCGATTTCAAGGACTTTGTCACATCGTTCGACGCGTACAACAAAGGACTAGCCCTCAGCAACGCTGGCCAAATCCGTACCGTTCATAATTCATTCGCTCGACAGACCCTGTTCGAGTTAGACAATAAGAATGCCAAGAAGGACGAGGATGTGTTTCACTTTGTCGGCTACGTACCTATCGATGGAAGGCTGTACGA
Coding sequences within:
- the LOC131262788 gene encoding ubiquitin carboxyl-terminal hydrolase isozyme L5, which translates into the protein MADSAGEWCLIESDPGVFTELIKEFGVEGVQVEELWSLEEGNFKDLEPIHGLIFLFKWVKDDEPAGSIVQDSRLEKIFFAKQVINNACATQAILSILLNAAHSDIQLGSTLTDFKDFVTSFDAYNKGLALSNAGQIRTVHNSFARQTLFELDNKNAKKDEDVFHFVGYVPIDGRLYELDGLKEGPIDLGPVGSGQDWLKVVRPIIEKRMQKYTEGEIHFNLMALVSDRQMIYQRQIDELMKSDDNEMETDLKQEEITRLKMLVEEEGAKRKRYKVENVRRKHNYLPFIVELLKVLAQNGELMPLYEKAKQRALQREATQSKQS